ACTCCAAGTGCTCTCGATGACCAGGCAGAAGCTATCATTATTTGGAACCCTTCTGTGCCGGTTTATTTTGCTCCTTTTTCCACCAAATATACAGGGTTCTCTACCGGTtgtcacattttttccttttgaactctttatatatttctctattataataaaaaaatcctgggatgagacaagactttttagcctgggacgagatgtgactttttcagagagatactttcatgtcctgcaagacgagactttgtgccaagagatttaaccacgcctggaaataaaagacaaagagtagaagacaaagtagaatgtcataaagaattcaaaaacggttcaatacacatgcagagcaggttagaggtaatggaagtacgaaaattcgaaagtctcaaaaaaatcatagtaaagatcgcattagcgctaacaaacggaaattattaatcggtgaaataacagaacagcaaaaagagatcgaatatattgtttggatgtaaactttaaatcggagacttgtagatcatctaactTGTGTTGCCATCGGGGTAAAGTTGTGTttattcccaatgaagaggcgtatccgcgagaataaaagatttgttgtttggtgaaagtgaaatccacacacgcgagtggcagagacgcaaagtggctggcaagtagcgcaggctggggttggtgagcgaagtgagcagggggcaaagcccaagtgtgcgtgtgtgtgtatataatgtttatttatttatttacatacgtTTATAATATGCAGTATACAAGTGATACTGTATGTTGAAAATGAAGAACAGTTTATATGTAGTTGTGACAATCGATGGCATTCCATACATTGCGGTGGCGTCGTCTCACGTGTTCCTTTCTCCATGAGAGCAGGGCAGCAGTGGTACGTGAAACAAATGctgaagaaaatgtgaaaaggggGGGACACAGAAATGAGCAAACGTGGGGAAAAAATGGAACTTCAATAAATGTGGAAACAGGCAAAGGTGTGgaaatgaatacatttgagaAAAAGTGTCAAGCGAAGTGGCATGAAAATAAAAAGGACTGTTGAAAGATGCGATGTGGAGAAAGGAGCAAACCggggcaaaaatgaaaaatttgaacAAAATCTGTGAGGTGGGAATGGACAAACGTCTGAAGACGAGTACAACGTGAGATGTGGAAACGGGGAAAAATTGGTGCACTTCAGAAAAAGTGTCAATAATGACGAACTGGCATTCAAATTGAAAAGATCATTGAAAAGTGTGATACGGAAAACAGAAGAAACATCGTGATGTGAGAATGGGCAACGTGAGACGAGCGCGCAGtcaaatgagacaaaagttaagATGCAGAAATGGCGGACTTGAGTGAAAACGAGTACATTTAGTAAAAAAGCACATGGAAATGGATGAGAACTGGCATTTTTAAGTGCAGAGAAAATTGAAAAACACGTTTTGATTACTAATGTAATAAGGTGAGAAAAGTGAAGCTTTGAAAGTGTATGAAAAGTTAATAACATGAAGAAAGTTTCTGAAAACTAAACCTTAAGAACATGTAAGTGTGTTCCTTCCAAACTGACAGTTGGCACAACCTCTACAACAAATGGTCACCACGGTGGGCATGAGGACCACCTGCACATTTTGTAAAAGGCTTCGCTTTCCTGTCCTGAGTGTCTGGAGGTCTCAGCGCTTTCTAGGCAGTTGAtttatcaggttttttttttgggccccccaGGGTTTCTCTTTTGGTCCTTCGTTGGGGGTCCCACTGACCGTATTTGGTCTTCACATTTATCTGTGGCCTCCCCATTGGTCTCTTAGTTTGTGAGTTTGCTTTTCCACAAGTTTGCTCCTGGAAACCAGTCTTTGAAATGTTGGCACAGAAGGCTGGAGGACTTGACTTTATGGTGTAATGCGAGTTGGCCTTTGTTATGTTCCTCCTCTCGTCACCCCTGAGGCCACAATGACTTCCAGGTTGCTCCACAGCTCCTGCCAGGTGGCACAGTGAACACGTGTCTGTAGCCTGGGGGGCTCAACGCGCTCTCAAAGCCCCATAGAGGAGGTGGCAGGTCTCGCTGTTGGCCCAGAGACCTGTTGACTGAAGCACCTCAGATTGCCGGTGGTAAAGACGCACTGAAGGGGCCACATTATTATACAGATGAGCAGCACCAGCAAAACGGCAAACAGGACGAAGCGTTTCCTGTCGCTGAACGCCCTACAGCACCCCCAGAGCCGGCGGGATGGAGGCGGCCTGTGTGGGGGGGTGAGGTCCGTCTTAGAGATCCCAATGTCGATGCAAATACAGAAATCTGAACTGCTGGCATCGGGGGCCCGCTTGTAGCAGAGCTTGGCACCGTCCATCCACACGGGCTCCTCGTGCTGCAGGTGGGCAGGCAGCTTGCACAGCACCTCTTGGCTGGTGGTGAGGGCAGGCGGACCCTTCTCTGGGATGGACGTCAGCTGCCGGCAAAAGGGACACGGGATTCGTCCAGAGGCCTGCTCCGCGGGCGCAGCTGCCATCATCCTCGACAGGCATTCCAAGCAAAAGGTGTGATGGCacgccaggactttgggggtctTGAAGATGTTGTCATAGGAGTTGAAGCAAATGGAACACTCGGGCTGGCCTGAGCCCCTCTCGGGGTCTTCTTGTGGGCTGGAACTCCCCGTACACCACACTTCCGGTGACACCGACATGATATCCTGCAAGAGAGATAAAGCACATTGAGCCTTGTCACAGGAAGAGCATTACAAATAAATAGctagaaaaggtgctatatagagcAGACAGACAGCAACTCATCCATCCACGTCCTAAACCCGCTTTGAGTGGTCCAGTCCATCGTAGGGGgaccacacacacaaaaacacaggggggccaatttagcatcggcAATCCAAACGGGGGCACTTGGGGGaaacccaggatgtgaaccccagTCCTCTTACCGTGAGGCTCCACTGTGCCAGCGTACtcttatcattatttattttttattaatagcttagtccagttcagagtTTCAGGGCCTGCGCGGGCAGCATTAAGTACCCAGCAGGAACAAGCCGTCTCTGGTGTGCCCGTCCATTGCGGGGTCAGCCAAATTCACTCCTGTTTAGTGTCACCGATCGGCTAAACCTGCGTGTTTCAGTACAGCAGGTGAGAATGACAAGAACCCACGACAGCCTGGCACAGATGGCGGGCGGTCTGGGATTTGACCCCaggactttgtcttttatttgccCCGTTTCTTGTTGCTTTGCATGAAGAATGTGAGCTGAGCCCGAGCAGCTGATTTGCTTGTGCTGGTCCTGCGGTGGCCACAGTTCAGAGTCCATGCCTCACTctcaaaacttgtttttttttgccgGAGACGATCAGAACGGTCAGTTCAAATAGAACTGAGGCAGGAATTAATAAAGAACACAACACTAAGCCCTCACGTTTCTGCTCCACCGCCGTGCTTAATCATTGACAAGCCGGCCATGTCAGCATTTGGTGTCCTGAGGCGCTGCTGATCCCTGCCCTCTTGGCTGCTCTTTACGTTTTTAATCACTTTGCTGCCATCGAATATTCAAATGCGCCATCTAAAGCCATCCAAGTGCTTTGCATGAGTGCCCATGATGGCCTTCGTTCTAAGCGAGGTTACgggctttaattaaaattaacCCCTGATGTGCCTGCATGCCCACCCTGCGATGGCCCAGCACCCTCTCCAGGTTTTacccctgccttgtgcccattggcTTGCCCGCATAGACTCCTCCAGCTTCCCTTTGGCCCTCCTCCAGATAAGctggttttgaaaatggatgtattATGGGATGTGTAGTACTTTATTTACTTCAGGTCAGTAAATTCACTAGTTTATGCTctcattttttgttataaattgaacCCAAGGGAGGCAGGGCACCCTGATACTGACGCTCTTCTTAAGAACTGAGAAAGTGCAGCAGTCTTGGCTCGCGACGTTCAGCTAATGTTGCTGTTCCTGATTTCTTGAGTCACTTGGATTGGAtgtattgttgtttgttttagcaAATCGTAATTTTGGATTCTTGGATTTATATTGCTTATGTGCATCTTTCTTTAGTTTTGGGTTTCTCTTGTATACCAGCTGCCTTTATTACAACccatgtgttttgttggtggtcccccaagaggttgCAACTGAGCTCTGCCCTATACATCTGgcgggtctcccacagttcctagcGGTGAATGCCCCCTGGAGTCAGGGAGTTATCTGTGCTTTGCTGTGCCCTTTGTTCATTTTGGAATTTTGACCCTCTTGGTGTTTTTTCGACGACTCagtttggattctgttttgggactttgtttcaCTTGCATTGCCTTTGTGTTTAAGGCAACTCCATTTTTGCTATATGGAGCTTCTTTTTGTgacaaataaatcttttattccgTAAAGATGTGGctcttgcccttattactagctggggtttcaaggtgatatccccctctagtgggcatttttgggactACGAGAACTCTTTAaggctttgggactcctagttctcGAACAGACGTGAGGTTTGGTTTGATGACACCAAAGTCATGAAGGCACATTTTTGTTGTGAGCAGAAAAGATTTCATGGGGGATCTCGACGTTCAGCAGAGTCCGCGTGCATCTGCTTCTCATGCAGGATCCCCACAACAACTTTACACTCGCCCTTCCTTCACTGCTTTTGGTCAGCGTGTCAGTCTGGCGCTCCACTTTCTCCTCGGTAATCACCGGCACAGCTCCTCTGCCATCAGCGACTCTCGCATCCTGTGCTCTGCCATCGTTAGCCATGCGTCGTTGACCAAACACTCTCACCCACTGCCTCGGAGCCACGACAAGCAGAAAGGTCGCTCACTCTGAATATCATTCTACGTTCTTCCATGTGGGTGAATTGCACTGCTGTGGCCACACTGGCAACACCTGACTAGGTGTCATGTGCTTCATCACTCATCTTTTCAAACAGCGCCtttcacagtggcctccatctcaGTGTGTTCTTCTTGACGCTCCTCCGCGCAGAGATCATCGGTCATTGAGGCATAAATCGCACTGGCATGGGAAGACGGCCTCAACGGTGTGCTGCTGTCAATGCACAATGAGCATgaaaacacaaatccaaagacGAGGAGAAAACCAACATGGCGCAGGAACCTTAAATCCTGGATGAACAAGaaagaggaggaagatgaagataACATCATCACGTGGTAAATTTGCAGGGGCTTTAGCAACAGAGAGATACGATGGAGACGACTATGAAGATTGCGTCCAAAACTGAGGAGGAAGCAAGTAGAAACATTGTCAGGACTCCTTGTGCACAAATGaatattctaaagaaaaaaagactacattagtgagaagcaaaCGACAACGGTttggaggtggtggtggtggcggcggcCTAACGTGCAGCAAGAGGTGAAGGTGGAGAAAGCCTCAGAAagtcttcatcttaaaataactgCCGGTGGTGACAATGATGAAGACCTCACTCTCATTCGCAGCTCAACAAATCCAGGTGACATCCCATAAGCCAAAGAAGCCGCGGAGCAGCTGAGTTACCAACATCCATGAGGAGGAAAGAAAACCTATGAGGTACTGTGAGGCTCAGGTGTGTTAAACGGAACAAAGTCGATATTCTGATGGTCGAAAGAAGCAGGGTTTGAATGGGCCACCTTAGGTCCTAAACTTGTGAACTTCTCTCCTCAGACAGCACAAGTCCTCCAGTCTGATTCCACCTCTGATAAGAACGTCTCAGCTGCTATCCAGGAGCCTCACTGGCCCCCAGACCTCCAGTATTTCTGAATGGACATCCGGTTTTACGTTGGCTGCTATCTTAGACCTCGTCAGGTTGTCCCAGTCATTGGGTAGTAAGGACATTTTACACACCTTGTTGCATTATCTGTCCATTTCTAACCCcacttagtccaattcagggGGTCTGCTTCCTGTTTCGGAAGCACTGGGGTTCAAGGTGGGACCTAAACCTGGACCAggtaccagtccatcgcaggacccCCTCAAAGACCCACACAGCCAGAGACCAATTAGAAATCACCCATTCATGTAAGGAGCAACTGAAATGGACGACGACTGGACGGGTCTAAGAGAGAGCAGGACCACCATGACACCCTAATATTACATTATATCATACAATCCAGGTGGttcttcatgtggtgggtgcagcaacacgctctCAGtatcaatattatattatattagtatCCCATTCAAAGTGTCAGGGTGCTAGAGCCCACCCTTTGGTATGGGgtaccaacccactgcaggattATATGATATAAAATTGTGTAATACTCTCACCTCCctgatgtattatattatatttattttattatattacaagTGCAGAGAGCACACTGCTAGGGTTGCTGTCACTCCATATGGAGCGCGTCCTGGAAGCCCCTTGTGTCGAGTCTGGATGTTCTCCCAGGTGTTccgattcctcccacagtcctcaGACATGGCGTGTTGGTGGATTGCTGATGCTAAGTTGGCccctgtggtgtgtgtgtgttgctcaccctgtgatggacgggTGCCCCGTGCAGGTCTTTGGCTccttcctgccctgtgcccagtgATTGCTCTGCTAGGCTCCAACTGTCCCATGACCTGCTCAGGATAAGTTGGTCagtcaaatggatggatggatattagatgTTGATGTGTTCAGTGTCCTAATGGGGAGGGCGTGCAGGGCAGCCAGCAACAGACCCCCAATGCTCCCAgaccacacatatatatatatatatatatatatatatatatatatatatatatatatatatatatatatatatatatatatatgtatgaatgtatcCAGGAAGATAACCAACATGTAGAGTATATAGAGGGGGAAAAGTGGAACtttatttccacactgaaaaggaaAGCTGGTAAAAGAAACGTTTGTGCTGTGTGGCCTTTATCTGGTGTGACCctacattgttattattatataataaaataggaTATTATAAATTGGTTGAGTATTAGACACTATATGAAATAAACTTATTTATCCAAAAGTAATCCATTCATTTATACGGACAATCGTTCCTTTTGTTTACCATAAAATGTACAATGGACTCTTTAATAATTTGAACTTTCTTTCTACACACCAGCCACACTTTTTCTTTCTGTGTAATATGCCCTGTTGGATTTTCTTTCTGCATTGGAGCCCACCGTCCGCTTGTCCCCGTCCTGTCCCCCTCGCTCCTCTTTGTCGCCGCGCCCGCCCCGACCCCGAGGTCCCCGAGACGCCTGCTCACCTGCGGTGTTCAGCGCGTGCTCGCCGCTCTCGAGCCCACGCGGGTCACTcccctctttcttttcttttttctctctctttctttctcttctttcttcaggGTGCCGAAGGAGACGAGCCGCTCTCCGCGTGTCCCGCCGCGGCGCGCTCTTCATCTGCCGTGCAGTCACCTGCGTTGCCCGTCCCGCGCCTTTTCACTCGCTATGCAAATGAGTCTCGGTGAGGTAACAATTAGACGGCGATCGGGGGGCGTGGCCTGGCCTGGGCTGGGTTGGGCTGGGCTGCGGCTCGTCGGCGAAGAGTAACCGTGACTTAGCATTTGATAGGAGGACCGCTGATTCAAGAAGTGCTGTCATGGAGCGGCCCGCAGATAAGGCCGGTGGCCCGCCAGGTTTTGTTGTCGCACGTGCTCCCTCGAAACTTTTTTTGGAGGTTTCCTTTTCCAGTCCGGTGGGCGAGACGTTGAATTGCACCACACAGCCTTAAAATGGCATCTTCTTTGTATTTACACGTCCACCATATACTGGAACGATGGGCGAGAGGACACCTAGCCGGCAGTAAGCTGGgcgtcatatagcgcctttctatggTGACCACTATCTCACAGCATCTTAGCCTCGAGTTAAAGGACTGCAACGTTTCACACCCCCCTTCACACACAGCACCTGCCTGGGGTCGACACTCTCGGCCAGTCCTCGGTCGTCATTATTGTCCGTTATTTGCCTTGACGCTTTAATCCTGCTATCTGGGAtcctcttttgtttttccattcaaAGCACCAGCAGGTGACGTGACTCGCTCAGGGGGTCGCTTTGTGTCACCAGCAGGACTTGATACCATCCTGGTGGGCTTATCAAATGCCTGTGTGACCATCCATGTTCATGTGCCTCCTCAATGcgctcacttgtttatttttttttcatattgttgcCGAAGTGTGCACTTTGCTCGGGGCTCCGTGCTttcgtatagcgcctttcatagtgaaCACTCTGTCATTGTGAGTGCGCCCCCTAGTGCACTATTGTCTTCTGCCCCTGCgaccagggccggatttagacttgataaggccctaagctatttgagacatggggccctttataagtccagatattctatgtaagtgccaaatatgatttgttttggggggccctaagctatagcttgtgtagcttatacgtaaatcctgcactgcctgcgaccctgaactgaattaaaatggTGTGAAGTGTTCTTCCATGTGGGCAAAATGGGGGTCTGTGTCCTTTCAGACTGGCCGCGTAAGCCCCATGTACAGAACAGTTCTATAAAGCACCTTTTCTGAATATCATTTTAGGTTCTTCTGTGTGGTGGAATTGCACTGCTGTGGCCTTCCTGACAACACCGGATTTGGGGGGGGATGGCATGTGCTGCATCACTCATCTTTCATCTGAATCttccatgtgaatttccccttggtattaataaagtatctatctatctatctgtctgtctatctatctttccatatagcgcctttcacagtggcctccatctcaGTGTGTTTTCTTGACGTTCCTCCAGAAAACATCGGCCATTTGTTTtttcataaagtgcctttcacggAGTTGTAAAGCGTTATACCAGTCATCGATTACCGGAAGGGCCTTTGCACTCTGCtggcttattatttattttatatagtgcctttctgagAAGCTCTTTATTTTACGCTAGAATGTTTTTCCCCCGTTTGTGAACTGCTCACCTGACAAACTGCTTCCCGCATCCTGCCAGGCACTGCCTGAGCCCGCCGGCCCCTTGTTTACGAGAACACTTGACAATGACGTGAGGCTCCTTATCTGTTACTGATTAGTGTCACTCAGGTGTCCCCTGGAACGCACAAGGAAGCAGGAATGTCACAATCGGCCCTCCCTCCCCCGCTGGCTTTACAGAGTGGGCGCACCGCGGTATCACAAAAGACACGGGTGCAACTTCATGCTTAGCTTGGGCCTCCTGCCTGCCACCCATACAGGGACAGACTCTCCTAAAGTGCACTTTGTCCACTCAATCCAGTAAATAAAGCAACCCTGGGAGATGTTGTGACGAGTGGGCGGTCTGGGGGTCCTCAGTTGTGTGGACGCCAAATTACGTTAAGTTGTGGGATGAGGACATCCAGTCCAGGTGGCACCTCTTCTGCCCCCTCCCCAGCCTGGTGCATTAATGACATTCTGTCCAAAGTGACTTCTAAGTCCTACATGACCACTTTGTGTTCCAGTGGACCGCTGGCAGGTGTGCCAGCTCACCATGTGTCACTCAGGGGGTCACTAACCTGCCTTGAACTGGCATCTTCATGCTTTACAGCTGAGCTGGCAGGTTTGACTGTCTTCTTAGACGCCATCTGAATATGATAAGGGGTGATAGACAGCCCCACAATACCCATAATATGGAAGTGAGGGGCACAAGGCACTGGCCATAAGCTCCTGTGGGAAGTAAAGAACAGCGAGCAGCAGGCGGAGGGACATTCACCTGTGACAGATGCGTCGAAAAGCAAATTTAACTTGCAAACCACAAGCAGCTGGCCCAACTGGTATTGCATGGGGCACTAAAGCTGCTTGCTGGCTCTGTTTACAAGGCGGGCAGTGAAACTGGAGAGGGGCTGCAGCTGAGCACCACCCACTGCACCCCAAACATTACTTCTAGAGTGGCAACCGACCCGCTCAAAGGGACACAAGAGGTAGCAGGGGCAAAGGAGGAACTGGAAAGAGAGCCGGCCTGGGGAATCGAGAGGGTGCCAGTCTGGGGCTTACGGCACTGCCATTGAAAGGCACTCACACTTTATAGCGCCTTACAATCTGCACCAATCCACAGTTGAGCCCTCCTTACTCAGGATAGCAGGAGCAGAGCGGGGTGCCAGTCCAGGAGTTACACGTGTTACACAGTAGCGTACCTgtgatatagcgccttacacgtctgtctgtcatatagacACTCAcattatctatccatttatctattatatagcgcgtTACacgtctgtctgtcatatagacACTCAcattatctatccatttatctattatatagcgcgtTACacgtctgtctgtcatatagacACTCACATTATCTATCcatcatatagcgccttacacgtCTGTCTATCGTATAGGcacattatctattatatagcaccttacacgTCTGTCTGTCGTATAGACACTCacattatctgtctatctatctatctatcatatagcgccttacacgtCAGTCTGTTGTAGACAaattatttatctatcatatagcgccttacatgtCAGTCTGTTGTAGACACTcacattatctattatatagcgccttacacgtCTGTATGTCGTATAGACactcacattatctatctatctattatatagcaccttttctctCTCAGTCTATCATACAGGGTCTGCCCTGTATCCTATCCTTTTCTGATATAGCGCCTTCTCTATTTGCAGCCCGTCACAGGGTGCTATCTGTTCCTGACTGACCTGCTCGTCCAGCTGCAGGGGTCCGCCTGCCTTTTTCTCCTGTTGGCACCCCATCTGACTTGTCAGAGACATCCACAGGACGACTGGCCCTCGTGTGGCATTAGCCTGAAGTAACCCAGCATGATCTCCTTTAATCAGTTCAGAGGGGATTGTGCCTGTCCCAGTAGCACACGGTGTGAGGCAGGAGGcagccctgggcagggtgccagccccttAGGCCCACTCATGCCCATTTGCACAAGGGGCCCATCTGGAATTATCAGATAAGtcattggattgtgggaggaaaactccAATACCAGGGGAGTCCCCTAAAGACCCTGTGAAGATGCAAATGTCGCACGGACAGTGACACGGTAACAGAACTTAGGACACTGGACTCGTGAGGTGGCAGTACCACTAAGCGCTGTACCACCCCCACCAGCATACCACCCTCAGGTAAAAGGGTCTTTAGCACAGTTGACAGGACATGGAGCACGAGGGGCACACGCCACGCCACACATGTCGAAATCCTGGCTTCAGGGGCTCTTTCAGCGTTTTGTCAGAAAGTTAGGACGACACAACGGTCACCTGTGGAGAGGAGTGGCATGGTGACTGTTTCCTTGCCGTTTGTTGCCTGTGGGGCTTTTATGGCCCCTCCTTTGTGCCCGGGATGTTATGTGTGTCTGCCCGGATTACGCTGGGCGTGTTTCTGTTTGTTCTGCTCTCTCAATCCCACCGCTGCTGCTTTTACCTCGTGGAGCTGCTGCAGCATTGTGTGTGCAGTTTGGGCGGAGAGGGTGGGTTGGTGTGCGGGTGTGCCAACTGCCGGCAGGG
This portion of the Polypterus senegalus isolate Bchr_013 chromosome 6, ASM1683550v1, whole genome shotgun sequence genome encodes:
- the LOC120530868 gene encoding RING finger protein 223, giving the protein MSVSPEVWCTGSSSPQEDPERGSGQPECSICFNSYDNIFKTPKVLACHHTFCLECLSRMMAAAPAEQASGRIPCPFCRQLTSIPEKGPPALTTSQEVLCKLPAHLQHEEPVWMDGAKLCYKRAPDASSSDFCICIDIGISKTDLTPPHRPPPSRRLWGCCRAFSDRKRFVLFAVLLVLLICIIMWPLQCVFTTGNLRCFSQQVSGPTARPATSSMGL